A stretch of Cheilinus undulatus linkage group 20, ASM1832078v1, whole genome shotgun sequence DNA encodes these proteins:
- the gpam gene encoding glycerol-3-phosphate acyltransferase 1, mitochondrial, giving the protein MEVSDGLLLQVNNGEQWCNRWKHPNEDLDRSTSPSVLRCVASTWKEGLLNRKRPFVGRCCHSCTPQSWERLFNPSIPSLGLRNVIYINETHTRQRGWLARRLSYVLFVMERDVNKDMFTRNVVDNVLNNSRVENAIMTVATESEAVTNKPGQEHKAVSKVKQKARAFLQEMVANISPAFIRLTGWVLLRLFNGFFWSIQIHKGQLEMVKKAATEQNVPMVFLPVHKSHIDYLLITLILFCHNIKAPHIAAGNNLSIPILSTLIRKLGGFFIRRKMEETGDGKKDILYRSLLQAYTEELLRQQQFLEVYLEGTRSRSGKPSTARAGMLSIVVDTLCTGSIPDVLVVPVGISYDRIIEGNYNSEQLGKPKKNESLWGIACGVFRMLRKNYGCVRVDFNQPFSLKEYLDCQRTRHIPPPVSLEHTLMPTIISAQPDAQLFGGQEEEQLNRELPDDIFRRQVINNLAKHVLFTANKTSAIMSTHIVACLLLYRHRQGVVLSKLVEDFFNMKEEILSRDFDLGFSGNSEDVVMHALHLLENCVNVTSSSNRNGEFTIAPCPTVPALFELNFYSNGLFHVFISDAIIACSILSLQRELAVESETDNEPGGLNSLPLSQERLIRKAAGLSYFLVNEVSVAPPCQTIYQVFHDAVTRLIQYGVLYVAEEDQEELSPSPTDEPWPKKFPEPLSWRSDEEDEDSDFGEEQRDRYLKVSVAAEHQEFFIFLQRLLSPVLEAYSGAAIFVHSLSQPMAESDYTQRLFRYLLTRTERGVAAYGESATHYLVKNTVRTFKELGVLKERRENRVTTLELSSTFLPQANRNKLLQYILGFTLL; this is encoded by the exons ATGGAGGTGTCAGATGGATTACTGCTGCAGGTCAACAATGgagagcagtggtgtaaccGCTGGAAACATCCTAATGAGGATTTG GACCGCAGCACAAGCCCTTCAGTTCTGCGCTGTGTTGCCAGCACGTGGAAGGAGGGTCTGCTCAACAGAAAGAGGCCCTTTGTGGGCCGCTGCTGTCACTCCTGTACACCACAGAGCTGG GAGAGACTGTTCAACCCCAGTATTCCATCTCTGGGACTGAGAAATGTTATCTACATCAATGAGACCCACACCAG ACAGCGAGGATGGCTTGCACGCCGGCTGAGTTACGTGCTGTTTGTCATGGAGAGAGATGTCAACAAGGACATGTTCACCAGGAACGTGGTTGATAATGTGCTCAACAACAGCAG GGTTGAAAATGCTATCATGACAGTAGCCACAGAATCGGAGGCTGTGACCAACAAGCCCGGCCAGGAGCACAAAGCTGTCAGCAAGGTGAAGCAGAAGGCCAGAGCATTCCTTCAGGAGATGGTGGCTAACATTTCACCAGCCTTTATAAG GCTGACAGGCTGGGTCCTCCTGAGGCTTTTCAATGGTTTCTTCTGGAGCATCCAGATCCACAAGGGCCAGCTGGAAATGGTCAAGAAAGCTGCTACAGAG CAAAATGTGCCCATGGTGTTCCTGCCTGTTCACAAATCCCACATCGACTACCTGCTCATCACCTTGATCCTGTTCTGTCACAACATCAAAGCCCCACACATTGCTGCCGGGAACAACCTAAGCATCCCTATCCTCAG cacTCTTATCCGTAAACTTGGAGGCTTCTTCATACGACGGAAAATGGAGGAGACGGGGGATGGGAAGAAAGACATTCTGTACAGATCACTGTTACAAGCA TACACAGAGGAGTTATTGCGCCAGCAGCAGTTTCTTGAGGTCTACCTGGAGGGTACCCGCTCCCGCAGCGGTAAGCCGTCCACAGCACGTGCAGGCATGCTGTCTATCGTGGTAGACACGCTGTGCACTGGGTCAATCCCAGATGTACTGGTGGTGCCAGTTGGCATCTCTTATGATCGTATTATTGAGGGCAACTACAATAGTGAGCAGCTG GGCAAACCTAAGAAGAATGAGAGTTTGTGGGGGATAGCATGTGGAGTTTTCAGGATGCTGAGGAAGAATTATGGATGTGTACGAGTTGATTTCAACCAGCCCTTCTCCCTAAAG GAGTACCTGGACTGCCAGAGAACTCGCCATATTCCACCACCTGTGTCTCTGGAACACACCTTGATGCCGACCATTATATCTGCACA GCCGGATGCTCAGCTGTTTGGAGGGCAGGAGGAAGAGCAGCTGAACAGAGAGCTGCCCGATGACATTTTCAGACGACAAGTCATTAACAACCTGGCCAAGCACGTCCTCTTCA CGGCTAATAAGACCTCAGCGATTATGTCCACCCACATTGTAGCCTGTCTGCTGCtctacagacacagacag GGAGTTGTGCTGTCTAAGCTGGTGGAAGACTTCTTCAACATGAAGGAGGAGATCCTGTCCCGGGACTTTGACCTGGGCTTTTCAGGGAACTCAGAGGACGTGGTCATGCACGCCCTCCATCTGCTGGAAAACTGCGTAAATGTGACCAGCAGCTCAAACCGCAACGGGGAGTTCACAATCGCACCCTGTCCAACTGTACCCGCTCTTTTTGAGCTCAACTTCTACAGCAACGGCCTTTTCCACGTCTTCATTTCTGATGCAATCATTG CTTGCAGCATCCTGTCACTGCAGCGAGAGCTTGCTGTGGAATCAGAGACTGATAATGAGCCCGGTGGTCTTAACAGTCTCCCTCTCAGTCAGGAAAGACTCATCCGCAAGGCTGCTGGGCTCTCCTACTTCCTTGTCAATGAGGTCTCAGTGGCACCA CCCTGTCAGACGATTTACCAGGTGTTTCACGATGCTGTGACCCGGCTGATCCAGTACGGAGTTCTCTATGTGGCAGAG GAGGACCAGGAAGAGCTAAGCCCAAGCCCCACTGATGAACCCTGGCCCAAAAAGTTCCCTGAGCCACTCTCCTGGAGAAGtgatgaggaagatgaggacAGTGACTttggagaggagcagagagatcGCTACCTAAAG GTGAGCGTTGCCGCAGAACACCAGGAGTTCTTCATCTTCCTCCAGAGACTGCTCAGTCCAGTCTTGGAGGCCTACAGTGGAGCCGCAATCTTCGTCCACAGTCTGAGTCAGCCAATGGCTGAGTCTGACTACACCCAGAGGCTCTTCAGATACCTTCTCACTCGCACCGAGAGAGGAGTGGCTGCTTATG gTGAAAGTGCAACTCATTACTTGGTGAAGAACACAGTGAGGACATTCAAAGAGCTCGGG GTTctgaaggagagaagagagaacCGGGTGACAACTTTGGAGCTGAGCAGCACCTTTCTACCTCAGGCCAATCGGAACAAACTCCTGCAGTACATCCTAGGTTTCACCTTGCTGTGA
- the LOC121528624 gene encoding LOW QUALITY PROTEIN: FERM domain-containing protein 6-like (The sequence of the model RefSeq protein was modified relative to this genomic sequence to represent the inferred CDS: substituted 1 base at 1 genomic stop codon) produces MKTRQKRQVCILLPNKQHLDCTVGVSSRGHEVLKCVLKQLTVSDLQVFGLAVLRDNEYLFLDLEKRLSKYFGKTWSRGSLMVQFILFLRVQHYVENGLLLFSSKVQQLYYAELRQKVLRSQSRHQEALFFQLAASALQAEVGDLEQRESNDEEKNRQERKHCFLPEDYFPSWLIKRRGRDFLLQHTPVLHTELRGLSHRQAVLQFIKETNSLQDGASTFYRMREVSHMRTXSFNASMCLAISESIGKNEQRSSILLGVLLRGVQIYQEIEGKLCLLYDFSWTDIDRLTFQGNRFEISAVGSLCLPKLLYYSPSPFHSKHILKHLSDSHRFHISTRAALSYIQQLEEMQGQQSYVKAILN; encoded by the exons ATGAAGACAAGACAGAAACGACAAGTATGCATCTTACTACCAAACAAGCAGCACCTGGACTGCACTGTTGGA GTGAGCTCCAGAGGCCACGAGGTgttaaaatgtgtgttgaaGCAGCTCACCGTCAGTGATCTCCAGGTCTTTGGTCtggctgttctcagag ATAATGAATACCTTTTTCTTGATTTGGAGAAAAGGCTGAGCAAGTACTTTGGGAAAACATGGAGCAGGGGATCTTTAATg GTACAATTCATCTTGTTTTTGAGGGTTCAGCATTACGTAGAGAATGGGCTGCTGTTGTT CAGCAGCAAAGTGCAGCAGCTCTATTACGCTGAGTTGAGGCAGAAAGTTCTGCGGTCACAGAGTCGACATCAGGAGGCGCTGTTCTTCCAGCTGGCGGCTTCTGCACTTCAAGCTGAGGTTGGAGATCTGGAGCAGAGAGAGTCCAATGATGAGGAGAAGAATAGACAGGAGAGAAAGCATTGCTTTCTACCAGAGGATTACTTCCCCTCCTGG CTGATTAAACGTCGTGGACGAGACTTCCTGCTCCAGCACACCCCTGTGTTACACACTGAGCTGAGAGGTTTGTCCCATCGTCAAGCCGTCCTGCAGTTTATAAAAGAGACAAACAGCCTGCAGGACGGAGCTTCCACCTTCTACAGGATGAGAGAGGTCAGTCACATGAGGACGTAAAGTTTCAATGCATCAATGTGTCTAGCAATCTCAGAAAGCATT GGGAAAAATGAGCAAAGGAGTTCAATCCTTCTTGGAGTTTTATTGAGAGGAGTCCAAATTTATCAG gaGATTGAGGGGAAGCTGTGTCTGCTGTATGATTTCTCCTGGACTGATATTGATCGTCTCACTTTCCAG GGCAACAGGTTTGAAATCTCTGCAGTGGGCTCACTGTGTCTCCCAAAGCTGCTCTATTACTCTCCGTCTCCGTTTCACTCCAAACACATCCTGAAGCACCTCAGCGACAGTCACCGCTTCCACATCAGCACCAGAGCTGCACTTAGCTACATCCAACAGCTGGAAGAAATGCAGGGTCAGCAATCCTACGTTAAAGCCATTCTTAATTAG